In Musa acuminata AAA Group cultivar baxijiao unplaced genomic scaffold, Cavendish_Baxijiao_AAA HiC_scaffold_347, whole genome shotgun sequence, the genomic window ACCAACATACTTTCATTGTATGATACAACTACTatctattttaaataaatatattgttattattttataatggattaatttacaatattttcattgttagtttttatgaatttttaattttttttacattttatatgtTAATTTCACTTTTTTGAAAgcttgatatttttataatacgAAGGTAAAacaattatgttataatatttttattttcacatgatttttatatattttctttattttgaaattttggTTTTTATTAGTGAGTCCGAACCGATAAATCTGGCCCAACTGAACTTGTCAATTCTACTTGTATTATCTTTAATGAATTCCAATCTTCAAACCAATATTATTAATCATGTTTTATATTGGTTGTCATATCTGTATTGGATATATGTTACATATGATACTTGTTAGATATTGCTAACATACATGTCAAATACTTCCTTGAAATATTGATTTTTATcaattattaaaaacaacatatacTGTTAGGATGGCTAGTGAATGTTTCATCAATATATGGAAGAATTTTGTCTTCCTTGAGTATTGATTTGACAAGGTGGATTTTCTATTAGTATGTTTATTGGTTGTTTTGTGCAATAAGCCCATAATGATCTGATGGACTAACTTATACCAGTGAGTACATCTGTCTTCTAATACCAGTTTGCTTCATGCTTTTTCTTCAGATTAAAATTACATGTGATGTTTATTGACCGTACAAGCTTGCGAGGGAGCAAAAATATGGAATTAATCGTATCCAATAACAAATTTTGTTGCAGATCGATAAGTTCTGCTGTTCAGAATTAAGCTGAGCTGTCACCTAGTATCTCTTATTTCACACATGTTGCCATCTTGGTTCTAAACATGAAAGAAACTTCATCGGTTATCAAATTAGTGTCTTTAGGTACAATAGGTTTTTGTTTCTTTCGTTGCCCACTAGGTTTAATTTTGTAATTCCATGTGTGCACTGTGGTGTAGGTACTTGCAGGGCTAGTCAAGCTGTTGATTTGTTCCCATCTGTGTGGCCCGAAGTTACTGTTCGAGATGCACGGCTGGAGGACTGTTGGGAAGTGGCAGATACTCACTGTAGTTGCTTCTTTCCAGATTATACATTCCCAGTCGATCTTGTTTTGAGGATTGACCGGTTTGTAGGATTGCTCTCTGGGTTCTCAGTTCCTCCAGGTTGCATGAGGACATGTCTCGTTGCTGTCACTGATAGTCCATTCAATGATAAATTATATATTGGATGTGAGGATTTTAAACTTGGAGGTTttgaaggaaaattcagcatcaaCAGAGGATCTGTAGCTGGAATTCTTACAGTTGACACAGTCGCTGATTTCCTTCCTAGGAAAGGTCTGCTTCGACAAAGAAGGTAGTTTATAGTTCCCATGGTTAGTTGGGTGGCCAATCATCCAGCAGAAAAATCACCTTGTACCTTTTGCATCAGAGTTCCATCTAATCGAAATCTATTGTATGACAGTTTTGTCTATTCTTAGCTGCAAGAATATTGACATGGTTCTAGAATTTTCTGAGCTGCAAAAATATTGACATGCTTCTTTTTTTGTCCATATAGAACTGGGATTGCATATATCTCAAATGTTGCAGTTCGGGAGGCAGACAGACGAAAGGGGATTGCCAAGATGCTTGTCGCCAAGGCAGAGGCCCGAGCCCGGAATTGGGGATGCCGATCAATGGCATTGCACTGTGATGTAAACAACTTAGCTGCCATGAGATTATACAAAGGCCAGGGCTTCAAATGCATCAAAGTGCCAGAGAATGCAAAATGGCCAGAACCCAAGACCTCGCCGGGCATCCAATTCAACTTCATGATGAAACTCCTGGTCCCTGATGCAACTCCTTGATCAAAGTTTGTGATGGGTCATACACCTGTTCAGATTCTCCAAGGTTATTGGTGGGTGGTGTATATTGTGTGTGTAGAACAACAAAACAACACTCAAAACTGCTGTGGACATTGTATTTTCCTGGTGTCAACTGTAAAGCTACTGGGAGACTTGAGGTAATCATTGTACCATTAAGGATAATGCTAAAATGAAATGTTCTATGATTACTATATTATTCTTAGTCCGAAGCTGCTGCGAGGGAGAGAACAGTAGAGTCGAATATCGGTCATGGCTCCCATGTAATAATACAGTGCAAGTAATTAATGTGTAACAAATGTTTTATGTTCCATTTGATGTGACAGATTAAAATTCTCTTACTAAAATTATTTTTGGTTTTCGCCTTATTGTGTTCTGGATGGAATGTGACGGGATCACTGGTTTTAGGAGTTAGCATATGATATTGGGGCAACATAGCTGGATGAATTTGTGTCCAAGAATGTCATGACCATCTTCATCTTGGATCACATAGCCTAGCAATCCATCCATGTTAACTTTGATCCATCTCGCAAGTTGTCTGTCATTTGTCTTAAAATTGGATTTGTATTGTTTCCTCCCTTTATGTTCAACATTTCTAGCATAAGAAGTAGTGATAACTGAGTCTTGGGCCCAAACACCCTTAAAACTAGGATTTCGCTAATAAAAAACCattaccttcatagatttccAAAAAATCATAGTTAGTTGCCTTTTAATAGCTCTGAGGATCATCTCATTGTCTCCTTCCTTGATTCAATCATCATTCTCCTAGGTTAGTAATGCCAAGTGCCTACCGACGGGAAGGTTGGAATGCCATTTGGGCTCAACATTCCCGCACCACAAAGCTACCTTTTTGTGATCTCATCTTGGAATCTATTGAGCACTTCTTTACAACGTCAAATCTCTGTTTCTGTTTGCTCCTTCGCTTCTAACAACTTGGGTTTCCATTTTCGATTCTTCAATGATTAGTTGACTTCGGTTTTGGATCAAAGAAAACAAAGTTTAGTCCACCGTGAACTTCTTCATGCCTTGATTAACTACTCAAATTTGGGGACTTTGGGTTGCTCGAAATGACAAGATCTTTCAACATAGGGTGCCAAGAGCTATTGGAATTTGGAGGAAAGCTGTGGTTAATGCTAGCTCCCATCCTAAAAGACTACATTCTGATGGGACAAACCTACACAATGTCACCTTATTCATGCGAACTCTACCTCCCAAGGCTGCCTTGAGATCAATACTGATGTGTCTACCTCTTTGCAGGAGGGATGAAGTGGGGTATCGTAGATTTGTTGTGCACAAGCCTACTCTACATCTTTCGCAATGGCTGCCAAGGAGAGCCTTCTCCGTACTTGGCATGAGGGATTCTTAGTAGCGACTTAATGATTCTCAAGAACTGGATTGAAGGCAATACTACTGCGTCTTTAGATATCAGAAATCTGTTTGTTGACATTCACTATATTACATCTCTAAACTTAAAATCTTTTGTTATATGTACACTACTGCTATCGAGAGTGTAACAAAGCAGCTCATTGGGTTGCAACTAAAACGAGATGTTACCActcactattattattattattattattattaatatttgaaCAAAAAATAATCGTAAGCCCCTTCTAAATCTAATCTTCCATCACAAGAGTACCATGCAATATCCATATTTTGTAGATAccaataactgatttaatgaggtcTCATGATCCATCTTAACAAGAGATTCCTATCATCGCTGCATAAAATAgaatcatatttattttttttataaaaataaatgatgaagacgAGATTCAAACTTATGATAAACTATCAAGACTTTTATTAACTAATTTTGCTGACACCATATCTAAGTTGAATATATAGCAATAATAAATAATTCATTAAATTTCAGCTGATGTTCTTTATGTCCGAATGTGCATGTGGTACTCATACCACGCAAAGGAACAGTGTAAGCACAGAGTTTATTAGGATTAGGTTTGTGATAGGTTATTAATTACTTTGCCATGCAAAATGCTTAccctaaaaaaaatctaaaaaataaatcTGTCACGGAAGTTCATCAATCACGCAAAAATCTAACTGATAAATCTACCATAGAAGCTTCATCAAGCACGTTTCGATCCGTCGTAGATCGAGTTTTCTTTCCGCGATCTATGGCTTTCTTAAGTCTTCTTTAATGAATATTTGCGTCGTTAACGAACAAAGCTTGGGGTCAACGCATCCACATGACAGTCAACATCATGCAATTAGACCGGTCGGTCGTTCGTTAGATTCGAAATCACGATTCGTTCATGACCAGATTAAGTTGATGGGACTCGGATAGCGTGTGTGACGGTCGTCCACTGGTGGATCGAATTAGGCACGCATCACGGCGTAGTTTTCTCCATCATGGATAGCACGAGAAAGCACGATATAATTTCTAGAAACATGCATGATCTGCTTAATTGGCTCATGACGATGAGTTAGGCCTGCGCTAATTTCCAAAGAAATTAGGCGTATGTTCGTCTAATTTTGACCCATGTTTCAGGCTGGTGTGGCGTCGATCGATTACGTGCTCATTCTTCTGATTACACTTGTCTATCAATCGTCATCGAGTTGAGTCTTCCAATCGTCTGGTTTTGACCTCTGTTTCCAATGGCAGTGGCAAAGCCGGTCGTATACGCAAGTATCCGTGGAGGCTACAGGAAGGCGCTTTGTCCTCCATCCGCAGTAGATGTTCCTATCGAATTCATGTGGCCGAAGAAATCCTAAGCTCAGCTTCTTTAATTTGTAGGGATTCAATAACAGATCTGTATCATGCTTCAtaaattaaattatgattttaataaataatagtcCAAACCAATTCTTAAGATCATTAGAGGaaccttaatttttatttttattacatatatGAATCAATATACAAGAGATGAAGTATATTTAAACATATAGAATGCCAAATAATTGATGAGGAAAGAAAGTCTGATGATAATAATTGATAATGTCTTTTTTAAATGATATATTCAaatgatatatataaatatataaaaaagagcTATGATGTCTTGATAATATTGAGTATGTATGTATCTCTTTGGTCAATATTAGGTGTAACAATAAAATCTAACCAACACGACTCATGAAACCAAGAATTTTAGTCCTCTAGCATATTGATGTTGTTGGGAATCTTGGCAAATTTTGTTGCTCAATTCTCTTAGGTACTTACGAAAGAGACCTCTagtgtaaaaaaaaaatgatttgagcTTGGCTCATTTATTCGTAGATTTTTTCGAACGAAGGACATCACCAACgagaaagaagagaaaataaGTAAACGTTGACTTGTACTCTAATTGGGAATTCATATTTCTTCTTCTAACTTTATGTCATGCAGCTCCTCCTTCTCGACGCGATGTTCGACGTTTTGTATAGCGTGCTTCCAAGACGGAGCAACATGTCAGGTGGCCGTATACACACTTGCAACAAAGTTCGGCATACACCAAACTAAAAACGTGGGGGGATTAAGATTCTCACATGCCCAATCATACACCGACACAGCTCCGCACCGACGCCTTCCTCCCGGACGCCGCTCTCGCGTGTGCTGGCGGAGCGACCCAACACGAGAACGACGTCTTTTATTGGTCGTCTCCTGTGGATCCGACGAGAAACAACTCAGTCGCCCACTAGTCACAGCTTGTTCTCTCGTGTTCGGTCGCTCACCAAGACATAGGATCCGTTCTCTGTTTCCGCGGTTGCTAATGAGTCCTCCGTCCTCCCCTTGTCATCTTGTGCCACCGGCTGCCGTCGGTCACCGCTGTCGGCACTGCCCCAGTCGGCGACCGACGCTGCCCATGTATATATAGCCTTTATTAATCTCCAAAGACGGATGCATGGGTAGATCGAGATAAATGTTGAGACGTCCGCAACGTCGAGTTACCTTCGGTTGCTTGCAAGGCTACGTTTCTCACAGTCACGTTAAGAATGGTGGGGCAAAGTGGACAACCAAACAAGTGTTTGCTCTGAGAGGAGGAACATAAAAGCTGGTGGATGGTGACAATTGTGAGACAGTGGTGCGTCTCCATCACTGTTGTTTTGATCACCGTCGCCGTCAGTGGCGATCGAGCCACCGAATCATGACACAACCGAACCGGGGGCGGCAATTATTTGTGGACTCTCGGAAGGAGGAGCGCTGCCGCCGGATTATATACATTCGAGTATAAAACAGACGCAGGTACGTAATagtgtcagaattgatcatccatcCATTTCACATAATCGAATGGGTTATCAAATCTTGAGAAAGAGTCACTCGAAATCAATTCTTCAAAAGATTCTCGATGTGAGAATAGAAAAAAGTTTGATACGTGACAAGAGAATATATTcctgaaataaataaatatatatatatatatatacatatatatatatatatacatatatatatatatatatacatatatatatatatatatacatatatatatatatatatacatatatatatatatatatacatatatatatatatatatatatacatatatatatatatatatatatatagagagagagagagagagagagagagagagagagaaatacccTAATCCCCAACTCATGTTGGCATGACAAATTTGGCTGACCTAATTCTTTATGTCATGTTTCGATTAATCCAAAATATTAATCGTGTCAATAGCCAACCGAGCCttctaattttcttttgtcattttGAGATATGTGTGCATACAACAAAAGTATGACTTGCATGTTTGTAACGTGGTTTGACTTGCTGCGTTGAAAAGCACGATTTCAACGAGTATGGGCGACTACTTTGTGAAGGAAGTTCGATCTTTCAATTTGGCATTCACATTGGCATTTATCGTGGCCACGTAGTAAATGATCATTCGGGGATATGGTTTGCATCATTGCATTATTTAGTCGGTCAAACAAAGGGTGAAACAGTCGCTTAAGAATTTGGTTACTGATGATCACAATACCGCCAGCAACCATCTCAGAACCAACGGAACACCTTCGAATTGACATAACACACGTATCTAAAAACAATGCAATCGATCGCATCTCGAAATGACATAATAGACTCAGATACAATAGTATCCGCGTCGCTCAGGACCATATAAAGCAGCACCCAAAATCGAGCGAGACGCGATGTGGAATCGGAACAATAGGCTTATGCCATCTAGATCGGACGAACTGACCGCTTGGAATGCCGGTGGATGTTACCATCATGCGTATAACTAACCTTCGATGAGATGTATAAAATATCACCCCAACATATGTTGGGAATATTGATCACTACTCCCAAAAAATTGATTTAAGCTTTGGAGGGGTCGAGCTGAAAATTTTTCTTCCCGACATCAACCTGTTGTGCATGAACTTGGCATCGGAGATAACCTTAGCTCCATTTCGGGTCAATCATGAGACATCCGCCTAGTCCTCCATTCCCTCTCCATTCATCTCTTCGAGTGAACCAAACTGTGCCAATTCTTGGCCATGACATGACGGACTATGACACATCTTAAAGCTCCGTTGGTCTGAGCTTAAAATAGAATATAGAGCTTAAAATAGAATATAGAGAAGAGGACAGTTGTCCCTTCACAAAATCTATATATGATAACATTTTATATGATTAGCTAACCAATAGCACATCGATTAACTTAACTATGTACATGAATCACATTCCAAAGCGTAAAGCTTGTTTAACAAACCAAAAATATTTCTAATTAGGTTAGTAAACCTCTATAGTGGTTTATCCTCTTGATTAAGGACTTGTACACTTTAAAGAGCATCGATTTCAATTTTCACAAATAAAAATCCCTTATTGATGGCAAGCCGTACAACATGATACATAGTCATATGTTAATTATACCATTTGCTAAACCCTTCAATCACCCATTATGAGATCAAAATAGGTGATCCACTTTGATAGCGTTAAAAATACAATCAGTATGAATTTTAACCTAACCTCTATGGGGGCTAACTGAGGAGGAAAGGATTCTCGTTAAAAATACAATCAGTATGAATTTTAACCTACCATTCTTATGTTGTTTTATCTAAATAATTAAGATTGACAATGGacgcataaaaattataattatattattttaataaaaaaattttaatatccaaatataaaattaaatagtaATAGATCGAAGATTATGGTGTATATCTTTCGATGTGATTTTGAAAGACCTTATTAAATTCGAAAACATGTAATATAATCAGGAGGCAACtatagcatatatatatgtaagatgAATTAAGTTttcattcttctttctttctttctattattCATAAACTACTATAAGTGATGAAAGAGATTGAGAATAAATCTTGTATCATGTATAATCTTTAAGAAGTCCTGtttatttatagacgagagtagAGAttctaggataagtaattagaagaattcctcccatcaagaaaaaaatttatcataagtaaattttctttcttttgttcaataacgataatcagaatccaattggatctataatttatcttacataattaaatatGCCTACACAATCAAACATTTTTTTACTTCACctattaattggtaagatataaaaaatttaaaattaaaataaataaaataaaaatttatttagatgtaattttttttaaaatatattttatacatgattatgaattttaaaataaaccaataagtccaataagtcAAATGCATTATTAAGTCTGAATTTCAATACGAATCATAGTGATTGTATATTATCAATATCATATTCCCTTCTATTTACTAGAATATtactaatattttctaaaatactTCATAGTGATctgtataatttattttattaagacaATCATATTACcacattcaattataatatatattaacataaatataaataaaataatagaaataaataattttaattaagtaaaaaaataataaataatagtatCCACTTAAACACACATCATCATATTTATATCTTTTATAAGTTGTTCACAATCCTCATTAACATGTTCCTTAAATACTTTAGGATGTAAAGCTTTAGTAAATAAATTAGTAATCATTAAAGTTGTAATCAGGTTCTCAATTGACATATGTTGTTTCTTGACTTTTTCTTTAACTATCATGTATTTTATCTTTATATGCTTAAAACCACTTGATAACTTGTTATTCTTAGAGTAGAAAACTGTTATggtgttatcataaaatatttttagtggCTTGACAATTAAGTTGATCACTAAGTTCtgagatataattttataatcataAGCATGATTTATGATCTCAAACCATACTACAAATTCAACttccattttttatgatgcaataagtgattgttttatactttttctttttaaattaccCCTATAGctaaaaaaaatatgaattttAAAGTGAGCTTCCTATTGTCGATACAATTTATAGATATTTCATCACTTTCATCGTAGCTTTCCAATATTCGATTACTTTGATATCTATATAATATTCTAACCATAAAAGTAATATATGATCTCGTACAAGTTTGAGCATATGATAGACTTTCAATTATGCATATATTAAGAAATATCCTTCATTTAATTTCTTTTTAAGGCATTGTCAGGATATTCATTTtgactaaaattttttttttggtaataggtatatcattaaTAGAATAAAGTTGTGCACTAAATTTCTCTAAAACtcgattaatatattatttctaaAACAATCCTAACAattcttgagatctatccctaaatatctTAATGTCAATAATATAAATTAtcttattcatatcaaccatcttaaaattcctagaaaaaaatatcttggtttcgtgtaataaatgaagaccaatattagtaagcaaaatatcatccacatataagatcaatataataaacttattccAACTGacctttaaataatatttttcttaaatccaaAAGAAATAATTGTATCATGAAATTTTACATATAATTGTTTAGAAGCTTATTTAAGattataaatagatttataaGTTTACAAGCTAAattttccttttccttctttATAAATCCTTTAgttgttttatataaattttctcatcTAAATCctcatttataaatattatttttatattcatcTGATATAACTCAATATCATAATAAGTTGCTAATACTATGACGATCCATAACAAGTCATTTTAAAAACTAGAGAAAGATGCATTCTTTTTTAGAAAGTCCTTTAGCCACAACTTTGATTTTATATAGTTTGATATTGTTTTTAAGACATGTGTTGTCTTAAAGACTTATTTGTAATCGactcttttaaaaattattactaTATTGGTCCATCgattttaacttttcttttatcacatcatataacttttaaaaattattaattttcataacttataaaaattataaggGGACCttattttattcctatatcataatatgattcttgttgatttatcacataattataaaaaatgataGGTCTTCTTTCCCTCTAAGATCTTCTCAAAGCTATTAATTATATACTATAAGATTATTAGTTATAATATCAATATCATGTAAGAGttcattaatgttattttattattcacccaTATTAATTTGTTTAATGTTTTGAAGAACAATAACCTCTCAAATAGGAAATGACAAAGGAGCATTAACATATATCTCATCCATATTAAAATTAATCTTTCAAGATTTTTCACCTAtgctttttttgttattttataggaatcttacattTCTGAAGTCTACTATCATCATACTCTTATCACTATAGGATAACtcctcaaatatataaatattttaaattatattatctaCTAGTCTATAACTCAAATAGAATTAATGAAACTGACTTACTAaggaattctatttaagatatacatagttgttcTAAGATTTTGGCCCTACATTGATTCAGGTAGAGAGAAATAGCTACGATTTCATCTTTCAGTAATATCATTTTATTGTGACACACCTGATAAGATGTACTGGGTACAAATATCTTACTTTtttaagaatctagcaaaagagtcaaaattttgatttgactCACGTATTtgttataaaattcaccacccttgttagatataataattttaaattttttatctaattatcttttGACTTCATTTATATATATCTCAAGAGTATGAACAATATGAGAACTTTGCTAGTCGTagatgccttgcaagccaattacatgagtgatgacacgtatgacatatTGCAtagtcttttttgcttattattattattgatttttttactttatgttgcctattgtatatattatgatatccttggatctgtgtaacgagaatttgatcatgatgatattataataatgagactaattcacttgtaaatataaatcctaaatattcccgattataggttactcaagagggacatcaagatagccaaacggACCGGtgcgctgtatacccgtccatatgatagaggccgTTGGCCTCGTaattgcttatgtggggacattaaggatataatacaggtgctcgttaaagaatgagttcactgattgatttgttCACAAAAtattggatagttaatgatacctaattgtcaaacatgaaatgttcTGTAGTTCCAATTATATGTTTGGTCTTTAAACTTGATACACCAATGATGCCCTGtataagtacttcattctttgaaacCAGACCTATAGGTCTAGAAATTACAGATCTAACGCAACCGGTTATCGGGAAtggtagctaaccttatgagggatcatctgctctcggtgtcatgagaaaaatatcccatgtattttcACTCAAGTAAATCTCTAGCCAAAGTTATTCGGATTGGGAGAGAAAGGAGTACTCCAGaataatctgattagagtgatacTCGAGTAGATTTCGTATGGGCCTAATAGTATCATGTTCAATGTaccgtctctgggatattaaataaacgaaggactatagatatatagtaactgaggatagatagatccaatggattgaatcACTCTGTATCGTTTGTGAACTATAGCATAGTGGTCTAGTATGTTCATAATcattgagtcgagtgaattattgtagagataataattcactgaatcagaaggagttctgataggtatgactcacaaccatgTTAGCATTAGGCCTAGAGGTCACACTCATATGGTAGCTATTGCAACGAGTAGAGATTGGATATTAGATATCTGTCGGaccattgtcttattggatatccaataaagcacatgaattattagatcttttgggtgagacccaataagagTAAATagtgattattagatagagatgcaTTAAttcaagaggcttgagtagttggatagaaatccaatacccgatagggtaggatccattagggttatgttaatatggacctatataaatatgagggaattaAAGGGGCATAGACTAGACcctttttggctaccacctcctattctcttctctccctctcctccttagccgGTAACTCTActtggggcatgtggacaacaagaagggtagACCCATTCTTGATCTTGATGCAAGTCTTACGGTGCATAAAGGAAAGGAAAGATCGCGCTGCAAAAGAGAAGCATTGTTGCATCATCTGTTGTGTAgaccaccgctaaagaggaggacatttgacctccttcatctagaGATTTGGATCTATAATAtctaggatatacgatctcccctaaGTAAATCATCTCACATGTATTATGTGGTCTTCAGTTTTACAATTTTTCATACATCAATCTTCACACGTTGAACTATATTAAACTTTTTGAGAATctgttttattttctattctttcgctaTATATGTGATGCTGCCTAAGGTTTCCCAACAATCATATCTTGAAAAGTCATCTATAAGATATGATAAAATCATAT contains:
- the LOC135658105 gene encoding GCN5-related N-acetyltransferase 4, chloroplastic-like, translating into MALTSLGLSHSSPSPSLPSSAPSSPMSHKTLSLLLPRVLVSPSGSSSSRSGGGEQILRGSPQFGAYTTATGTCRASQAVDLFPSVWPEVTVRDARLEDCWEVADTHCSCFFPDYTFPVDLVLRIDRFVGLLSGFSVPPGCMRTCLVAVTDSPFNDKLYIGCEDFKLGGFEGKFSINRGSVAGILTVDTVADFLPRKGLLRQRRTGIAYISNVAVREADRRKGIAKMLVAKAEARARNWGCRSMALHCDVNNLAAMRLYKGQGFKCIKVPENAKWPEPKTSPGIQFNFMMKLLVPDATP